In Henningerozyma blattae CBS 6284 chromosome 6, complete genome, the following are encoded in one genomic region:
- the AIM22 gene encoding putative lipoate--protein ligase (similar to Saccharomyces cerevisiae YJL046W; ancestral locus Anc_1.347), whose product MNVFFRIGDKFSDKLYCPRLIHFTYIHTYIYIYINIVLQALTLQTVSSLIKKEKSGPSIMLKNYIAKQVTSDELRTLITCSGRFVLHSVSKDPYDNLALEDYLFRHTPLPESTSATSVKNNRLFLYINNPCCVIGRNQLLWREVNVSRAIAQGIPLVRRLSGGGAVVHDWGNINYAHVTTRDGFTRTEFTTKLVRWLVERDPTTLYSRLQATDRGDITLDGTHKLGGSAFKIGARGRAYHHGTLLVDSQLDQIKGLLQSSQGIPGVTWTGSGVDSVRAHVTNLPGSHSVTSIWETITMGFQRDFAGSANNHVPPNSSSHISQHVPVYSCNASKLQIAEVQETAQKLRSADWVHGGGPPFSVHFGPPQTMPERNVAVRHGIICATDIVGLALGTPFAEFCRTSRAVHGLGVDSL is encoded by the coding sequence ATGAACGTGTTTTTCCGAATCGGTGACAAGTTTTCTGACAAACTTTATTGCCCGAgattaattcattttacatacatacatacatatatatatatatatattaacaTTGTACTACAAGCACTAACATTACAAACAGTTTCGtctctaataaaaaaagaaaaaagcgGCCCGTCGATaatgttgaaaaattatatcgCTAAACAAGTCACTTCCGACGAACTTCGCACACTCATCACGTGCAGCGGCCGTTTTGTTCTTCATAGTGTGAGTAAAGATCCGTATGATAATCTTGCCTTAGAAGATTATTTGTTTCGTCATACCCCTTTGCCAGAGAGTACTAGTGCTACTTCAGTTAAGAATAACCgattatttctttatatcAATAATCCATGTTGTGTCATTGGACgtaatcaattattatggAGAGAAGTCAATGTAAGCCGTGCTATTGCCCAAGGGATCCCACTTGTAAGACGTCTATCCGGAGGCGGCGCCGTAGTGCATGATTGGGGTAATATCAATTACGCGCACGTGACCACGCGTGATGGGTTCACAAGAACAGAATTCACTACTAAACTTGTAAGATGGCTTGTAGAACGTGATCCAACTACACTTTATAGCCGCCTACAAGCTACTGATCGTGGCGATATCACGTTGGACGGCACGCATAAGCTGGGCGGCAGCGCGTTCAAGATCGGAGCACGTGGCCGTGCTTATCATCATGGGACCTTATTAGTCGATTCACAACTAGACCAAATTAAAGGGCTTCTCCAATCCTCCCAGGGCATTCCTGGTGTCACGTGGACAGGTAGCGGCGTGGACAGTGTCCGTGCACACGTGACCAACTTACCTGGCAGCCACAGCGTCACTTCAATTTGGGAAACAATCACGATGGGATTCCAAAGGGACTTTGCCGGATCGGCGAATAATCACGTGCCACCGAATTCGTCATCACACATATCTCAGCACGTGCCCGTATATTCCTGCAATGCCTCTAAGTTGCAAATCGCCGAAGTTCAAGAGACAGCACAGAAATTGCGTAGCGCTGATTGGGTGCACGGCGGCGGGCCGCCGTTCTCGGTTCATTTCGGCCCACCTCAGACCATGCCGGAGCGTAATGTCGCAGTGCGCCACGGCATTATCTGTGCAACCGATATTGTGGGGCTGGCCCTGGGCACGCCATTTGCCGAGTTCT